One region of Chryseobacterium sp. SORGH_AS_0447 genomic DNA includes:
- a CDS encoding SPOR domain-containing protein gives MKNLIKIFSILFLLSFYSIDAQQVVKKDTLAGTELTMTMDSKVNAALESIEDKCSKTSVSIGSRDNDEDYTPSKPTKIYVPNRELTNAEICRKNPRILGYKIQITIVKSNEEANEVKAYFRKRFPNLKVETDASLRPNYKILAGSYFTKQSAASDLSKIREYFKSAVAVQYRIFCAEAK, from the coding sequence ATGAAAAATTTGATTAAAATATTTTCGATACTGTTTCTGTTATCATTTTACAGCATTGATGCACAACAGGTTGTAAAAAAAGACACTTTGGCCGGTACGGAACTGACGATGACGATGGATTCCAAAGTAAACGCGGCACTGGAAAGCATCGAGGATAAATGTTCAAAAACCTCTGTGTCAATAGGTTCCAGGGATAACGATGAAGATTATACACCTTCGAAACCCACAAAGATTTATGTTCCGAACCGGGAGCTTACCAATGCGGAAATATGCAGAAAAAACCCGCGGATTTTAGGGTATAAAATCCAGATTACCATTGTAAAAAGCAATGAGGAGGCAAATGAAGTAAAAGCTTATTTCAGAAAGCGTTTCCCGAATCTTAAAGTGGAGACAGATGCATCCTTACGGCCGAATTATAAAATCCTTGCAGGAAGTTATTTCACAAAACAGAGTGCGGCTTCCGATCTTTCAAAAATCAGAGAATATTTTAAATCTGCGGTGGCTGTGCAATACAGAATTTTCTGTGCGGAAGCGAAATAA
- the nrfD gene encoding NrfD/PsrC family molybdoenzyme membrane anchor subunit, whose protein sequence is MSGHYEAPIREPLIIGHKTYHDITEDIARPIEERAGKLWWISLYAALVLFIYGFGCIAYTIGTGIGAWGLNRTINWGWDITNFVWWVGIGHAGTLISAVLLLFRQRWRMSVNRSAEAMTIFAVVQAAIFPVIHMGRVWVGYWVFPLPNQFGSLWGNFNSPLLWDVFAISTYFSVSTVFWFMGLIPDFAMIRDRAKTPWTKKIYTFLAFGWGGKAKHWQRFEELSLVLAGLATPLVFSVHTTVSFDFATSVIKGWHSTIYPPYFVAGAIFSGFAMVQTLLLIARKVCHLEDYITMYHIEIMNIVIILTGGMVTVAYATEYFIGWYSGSRFEDFTYLSPGAAVGPYWWAFWSLIICNLVIPAFFWFKKVRTNIIATFIIALIINIGMWFERFDIIVINLSRDYLPGSWTMFKPTIIDVGVYLGTIGFFSVLFLLYARTFPVIAQAELKSILKISGETYKAKEGDEHH, encoded by the coding sequence ATGTCAGGACATTACGAAGCTCCGATAAGGGAACCTCTAATTATTGGTCACAAAACTTATCACGATATCACGGAAGATATTGCACGACCTATCGAAGAAAGAGCAGGTAAATTATGGTGGATTTCACTGTATGCAGCCTTGGTTCTATTCATCTATGGATTCGGGTGTATCGCCTATACGATCGGAACAGGTATTGGAGCATGGGGACTTAACAGAACTATTAACTGGGGTTGGGATATTACTAACTTTGTATGGTGGGTAGGTATCGGTCACGCCGGAACACTAATCTCAGCGGTATTATTATTATTTAGACAGCGATGGAGAATGTCTGTAAACCGATCTGCGGAAGCGATGACGATCTTCGCAGTAGTACAGGCAGCAATCTTCCCGGTAATTCACATGGGTAGAGTTTGGGTAGGATATTGGGTATTCCCTTTACCAAACCAATTCGGTTCTCTTTGGGGGAACTTCAACTCTCCTCTACTTTGGGACGTATTTGCGATCTCTACGTATTTCTCAGTATCTACAGTATTCTGGTTCATGGGACTGATTCCTGACTTTGCAATGATCAGAGACAGAGCAAAAACACCTTGGACTAAAAAGATTTATACATTCCTGGCCTTCGGTTGGGGTGGTAAAGCAAAACACTGGCAGAGATTCGAAGAGCTTTCTTTGGTTCTTGCAGGATTGGCAACACCGCTTGTATTCTCGGTACACACCACGGTATCATTTGACTTCGCCACGTCGGTAATTAAAGGATGGCACTCTACGATCTATCCTCCTTACTTCGTTGCCGGTGCAATCTTCTCAGGATTCGCGATGGTACAGACGTTATTGTTGATTGCAAGAAAAGTATGTCACTTAGAAGACTACATCACGATGTACCATATCGAGATTATGAACATCGTAATCATCTTAACAGGTGGTATGGTAACGGTAGCTTATGCTACGGAATATTTTATCGGATGGTATTCAGGATCAAGATTCGAAGACTTTACGTATCTTTCTCCGGGTGCTGCCGTAGGTCCTTACTGGTGGGCATTCTGGTCGTTGATTATCTGTAACCTTGTTATTCCTGCATTCTTCTGGTTTAAGAAAGTAAGAACAAACATTATTGCAACTTTTATCATTGCATTGATCATCAACATCGGGATGTGGTTCGAGCGTTTCGACATTATCGTAATCAACCTTTCAAGAGACTACTTACCTGGATCTTGGACGATGTTTAAGCCAACGATCATTGATGTGGGTGTATACTTAGGAACAATCGGGTTCTTCTCTGTATTATTCTTATTATATGCAAGAACATTCCCTGTAATCGCACAGGCCGAATTAAAATCGATTTTGAAAATCTCAGGTGAAACTTATAAAGCAAAAGAAGGAGATGAGCACCACTAA
- a CDS encoding TAT-variant-translocated molybdopterin oxidoreductase, protein MASNKIQFRSIHELKNPALNNKLAQKEFQEEIPVEDFLEDAENNGSGTSRRDFLKLLGFSTAAVTLAACEAPVIKTIPYVVKPHDIIPGIPNYYASTYFDGFDFASVLVKTREGRPIKIEPNPVAGDLGKTNARAQASVLSLYDNDKVKQPKFEGKDETFDKVDSFVIKGLEEANAAGKRIVLLSHSFASPTFKKLFAEFKAKYPTAELITYDAYPYAAGLDAAQEVFGTRALPVYDLKGTELVVAFQADFLGDYNGGGLESSYAAARKPGETMLRHIQVESNMSLTGANSDERIRLKPSQVNKTLVEVYNAIVGGGSSDKTANGIAKELQAKGNKAVVFADGSKGAQVLAHLINQKLGSVAFTGKANFLKDFDKARFQEFLGWVNAGQVGVLIANNVDPIYSYYKGEDFKKSLAKVPYVIAVADKKNEMYKAAKAVIPVANWLESWGDIEPQSGVYSLMQPTIQKIYKSRQIEESLLVWKNGKNNAANNYYDYLKASATSILGATSFNKALYNGFNTSNNATMLSYAGGNGAQAVAEVSGFKPSDLELVLYTKTAMGDGTQANNPWLQELPDPITRMSWDNYLTMSPKDAERLGIDNDLNARMQLDGSIVNLTVNGVTIKDVPVFVQPGQAEGSVGLALGYGKKNSGATADTGVNAYPLFDGSNLAVSNVKIEKTGEDHEFAGIQLQNTLMGRYEIAKEVPLADFLNVAFDDEHKGWNKPLEYHTISGALPARKIDLWDAFDDTDGPHFNMSIDLNSCTGCGSCIIACQAENNVPVVGKDEIRMSRDMYWLRIDRYYSARQKVEVYEGLKEGMAVPELYGTAFNKEGGALNHPADNPDVIFQPVMCQHCNHAPCETVCPVAATSHGKQGQNHMAYNRCIGTRYCANNCPYKVRRFNWFTYNLNDKFDFNMNNDLGRMVLNPDVVVRTRGVMEKCSLCIQMTQTTILEAKKEGRIVKDGEFQTACSKACTTGSIQFGDMNDKESEIRKLYADNRRYYLLEEIGTKPNVFYHTKVRNRVEK, encoded by the coding sequence ATGGCTTCAAACAAAATACAATTTAGAAGTATTCACGAACTTAAAAATCCGGCTTTAAACAATAAGCTGGCCCAAAAAGAGTTCCAGGAAGAAATTCCTGTAGAAGATTTCCTTGAAGACGCGGAAAACAACGGTTCCGGTACTTCAAGAAGAGATTTCTTAAAACTATTAGGTTTCTCTACTGCAGCGGTAACATTGGCTGCCTGTGAAGCTCCGGTAATTAAAACGATTCCTTATGTGGTAAAACCGCATGACATCATTCCGGGGATTCCTAACTATTACGCTTCAACTTATTTCGATGGATTCGATTTCGCAAGCGTTCTGGTAAAAACAAGAGAAGGAAGACCTATCAAAATTGAACCGAACCCGGTAGCGGGTGATTTAGGGAAAACAAACGCAAGAGCTCAGGCCAGCGTACTTTCTCTTTATGACAATGATAAAGTAAAGCAGCCTAAATTTGAAGGAAAAGACGAAACTTTCGATAAAGTAGACAGTTTCGTAATCAAGGGATTGGAAGAGGCTAACGCTGCAGGTAAAAGAATCGTATTGTTATCGCATTCTTTTGCTTCCCCTACATTCAAAAAACTATTCGCTGAATTTAAAGCAAAATATCCTACTGCTGAATTAATAACCTATGATGCTTATCCTTATGCTGCCGGATTAGATGCAGCTCAGGAAGTATTCGGAACAAGAGCATTGCCTGTTTACGACCTTAAAGGAACTGAATTGGTAGTAGCTTTCCAGGCAGATTTCTTAGGAGACTACAACGGAGGAGGTCTTGAATCTTCTTACGCTGCAGCAAGAAAGCCGGGAGAAACCATGTTGAGACACATCCAAGTGGAATCCAACATGTCTCTGACAGGTGCTAACTCCGATGAAAGAATCAGATTAAAACCTAGCCAGGTAAACAAAACGCTGGTTGAAGTGTACAACGCTATCGTTGGCGGTGGTTCTTCTGATAAAACAGCTAACGGGATTGCTAAAGAACTTCAGGCAAAAGGAAACAAAGCGGTTGTTTTTGCTGACGGTTCCAAAGGAGCTCAGGTTTTAGCGCACTTAATCAACCAGAAATTAGGATCAGTAGCTTTCACAGGAAAAGCAAACTTCCTTAAAGATTTCGACAAGGCAAGATTCCAGGAATTCCTTGGATGGGTAAATGCAGGTCAGGTGGGCGTATTGATCGCAAACAATGTAGACCCGATTTATTCTTACTACAAAGGAGAAGATTTCAAAAAATCTTTGGCTAAAGTTCCTTATGTAATCGCTGTTGCCGATAAGAAAAATGAAATGTACAAAGCGGCAAAAGCAGTAATCCCTGTAGCCAACTGGCTTGAATCATGGGGAGATATCGAGCCTCAGAGCGGAGTATATTCATTAATGCAGCCTACCATCCAGAAAATCTACAAATCAAGACAGATCGAAGAATCGCTATTGGTTTGGAAAAACGGTAAAAACAACGCTGCCAACAATTATTACGATTATCTGAAAGCAAGTGCCACTTCTATTTTAGGAGCAACATCTTTCAATAAAGCCTTATACAACGGTTTCAATACCTCAAACAACGCTACTATGTTGTCTTATGCAGGAGGAAACGGAGCACAGGCGGTTGCCGAAGTAAGTGGGTTCAAACCTTCCGACCTGGAATTGGTATTGTACACGAAAACGGCAATGGGAGACGGTACACAAGCCAACAACCCTTGGTTGCAGGAATTACCGGATCCGATCACAAGAATGTCTTGGGATAACTACCTGACCATGTCTCCGAAAGATGCCGAAAGATTAGGAATCGACAACGATCTTAATGCGAGAATGCAGCTGGACGGTTCTATCGTTAACCTTACGGTAAACGGCGTTACCATTAAAGATGTTCCTGTATTCGTTCAGCCGGGACAGGCAGAAGGATCAGTAGGTCTTGCATTGGGTTACGGTAAGAAAAACTCAGGAGCTACAGCGGACACAGGGGTAAATGCTTATCCTTTATTCGACGGTTCCAACCTGGCGGTTTCAAACGTTAAAATCGAAAAGACCGGTGAAGACCACGAATTTGCTGGAATCCAGCTTCAGAATACCCTAATGGGACGTTACGAAATCGCAAAAGAAGTTCCTTTGGCTGATTTCTTAAACGTAGCGTTCGATGATGAGCACAAAGGATGGAACAAGCCTTTGGAATATCATACCATCAGCGGAGCACTTCCGGCAAGAAAAATCGATCTTTGGGATGCTTTCGATGATACCGACGGGCCTCACTTCAACATGTCGATCGACTTGAACTCTTGTACAGGTTGTGGATCTTGTATCATCGCCTGCCAGGCAGAGAACAACGTTCCTGTTGTAGGAAAAGACGAGATCAGAATGTCCAGGGATATGTACTGGTTAAGAATCGACCGTTACTATTCTGCAAGACAGAAAGTAGAAGTATACGAAGGATTAAAAGAAGGAATGGCCGTTCCGGAATTATACGGAACAGCTTTCAATAAAGAAGGCGGTGCATTGAACCACCCAGCGGATAATCCTGATGTGATCTTCCAGCCGGTAATGTGTCAGCACTGTAACCATGCTCCTTGTGAAACAGTTTGTCCGGTAGCGGCAACTTCGCACGGTAAGCAGGGACAGAACCACATGGCTTACAACAGATGTATCGGTACAAGATATTGTGCAAACAACTGTCCTTATAAAGTAAGACGTTTCAACTGGTTTACGTATAACCTGAATGACAAGTTCGACTTCAATATGAACAACGATCTTGGGAGAATGGTACTGAACCCGGATGTAGTGGTAAGAACGAGAGGGGTAATGGAAAAATGTTCATTATGTATCCAGATGACTCAGACTACTATTCTTGAAGCTAAAAAAGAAGGTAGAATCGTAAAAGACGGAGAGTTCCAGACAGCATGTTCAAAAGCTTGTACTACAGGATCGATCCAGTTCGGAGACATGAATGACAAAGAATCTGAAATCAGAAAATTATACGCTGATAACAGAAGATATTATTTACTTGAAGAGATCGGAACCAAACCAAATGTGTTCTATCATACGAAGGTAAGAAACAGAGTAGAAAAATAA
- a CDS encoding GLPGLI family protein, translating into MKKVLQIILLTTIALFNAQNSANRFFYELTYKPNKDSAKLEKEMMVLDIDQNRSLYQSYTNIQMDSIANVIIKEASNTGFPDFKRMGNRRTQFMHQIAKSYPIREVLYKDRISMDYYSYRENPNLIWKISDEKQKIGIYNTQKATTDFGGRKWIAWFTTEIPFSGRTL; encoded by the coding sequence ATGAAAAAAGTACTGCAAATCATCCTGCTTACGACAATAGCTTTATTCAATGCACAGAATTCTGCAAACCGGTTTTTCTATGAATTAACCTATAAACCCAATAAGGATTCTGCAAAGCTGGAAAAAGAAATGATGGTATTGGATATTGATCAGAACAGATCCCTCTATCAATCCTATACAAATATCCAGATGGATTCGATAGCAAATGTAATTATAAAAGAAGCTTCAAATACAGGATTTCCGGATTTCAAGAGAATGGGTAATAGACGTACGCAATTTATGCATCAGATTGCAAAAAGTTACCCGATCCGTGAGGTGCTGTACAAGGACCGTATTTCTATGGATTATTATTCCTACCGCGAAAATCCAAACCTGATCTGGAAAATTTCAGATGAGAAACAGAAGATCGGGATCTATAATACACAGAAAGCAACAACCGATTTCGGCGGAAGAAAATGGATCGCCTGGTTTACTACAGAAATCCCCTTTTCAGGACGGACCTTATAA
- a CDS encoding cytochrome c translates to MLKMKKNVLRITAVLGLTTVLLNSCGPKDNTPLVYFPDMYFPVAYDPLMKAQDAYSDHENEIPAFVRNNGATGLTPVEGSVPQNKDGIFEEALLPKTPDQYNAGYDASKTVTTSPLNPANAAKDLERGKNLFEKTCSACHGVGGDGQGPIVQSGAFSGVPNYADREITVGSVHYVITNGRNAMGSYAGQLNAGDRWRVAMYVMNAFKKGAAAPAAATATATATTATAAPATAAAKPETTTETKK, encoded by the coding sequence ATGCTTAAAATGAAAAAGAATGTATTAAGAATTACAGCAGTTTTAGGTTTAACAACCGTTTTACTTAACTCTTGCGGACCGAAAGACAATACTCCGCTGGTCTATTTCCCGGACATGTATTTCCCGGTAGCTTACGATCCATTGATGAAAGCTCAGGATGCCTATTCGGACCATGAAAATGAGATCCCTGCTTTTGTAAGAAATAACGGAGCCACAGGACTTACTCCCGTAGAAGGATCTGTTCCACAGAACAAAGACGGTATTTTCGAAGAAGCTTTGCTTCCTAAAACACCGGATCAGTATAATGCAGGTTACGACGCTTCCAAAACCGTAACCACTTCTCCCCTGAATCCTGCCAATGCAGCAAAGGATCTTGAAAGAGGTAAAAACCTTTTTGAGAAAACCTGTTCAGCTTGTCACGGTGTAGGTGGAGACGGACAAGGGCCAATCGTACAATCGGGAGCTTTCTCCGGTGTACCGAACTATGCTGACAGAGAAATCACTGTAGGATCTGTTCATTATGTAATAACAAACGGTAGAAACGCGATGGGATCTTATGCGGGACAATTGAACGCAGGAGACCGATGGAGAGTGGCGATGTATGTAATGAATGCCTTCAAAAAAGGCGCTGCCGCACCTGCTGCTGCAACCGCTACAGCTACAGCCACTACGGCAACTGCAGCTCCGGCTACTGCTGCAGCGAAACCAGAAACGACTACCGAAACTAAAAAATAA
- a CDS encoding adenine phosphoribosyltransferase has translation MASQELIRKLEETIENIPDFPIPGIQFKDISPVFLDSKLYEEVIADLAAVSKGKVDAVCGIESRGYLFGIAIAVALEVPFILIRKAGKLPPPVISEKYDLEYGSAVIETREGQIKPGQRILIHDDLLATGGTTEAAAKLVEKQGATVSQFSFLIGLKDLKGEEKLKKFNAEVYHILEY, from the coding sequence ATGGCATCACAGGAATTAATCCGGAAACTGGAAGAAACCATTGAGAATATCCCTGATTTTCCGATTCCGGGAATTCAGTTCAAAGACATCTCCCCGGTTTTCCTGGATTCAAAATTATATGAAGAGGTTATTGCCGATCTTGCAGCAGTAAGCAAAGGAAAAGTAGATGCCGTATGCGGAATTGAAAGCCGCGGTTATCTGTTTGGGATTGCCATTGCCGTGGCTCTGGAAGTTCCGTTCATTCTCATCAGAAAAGCAGGAAAACTGCCGCCCCCGGTGATTTCAGAAAAATATGACCTGGAATACGGAAGCGCGGTGATCGAAACCCGCGAAGGGCAGATTAAACCCGGACAGCGCATCCTTATCCACGATGATCTCCTGGCAACAGGCGGCACCACGGAAGCAGCAGCCAAACTTGTGGAAAAACAGGGGGCAACCGTATCGCAGTTCAGTTTCCTGATCGGTCTGAAAGATTTAAAAGGAGAAGAGAAGCTGAAAAAATTCAACGCAGAGGTCTATCATATCTTGGAATATTAA
- a CDS encoding DUF3341 domain-containing protein yields MSTTKIVYGLYADDDDLMNGVKAFNDKGIAINEVYTPFPVHGLDKALGLKKTRISDAAFLYALYGVTIGATLTWYVMNHDWPQNIGGKPAFDWGHNMPAFVVPMFELMVFCAAHMMSLTFLVRNKMYPGAPAQNPDPRTTDDKFMMEFVTEDVESVKQLLIETGVEEITVKDA; encoded by the coding sequence ATGAGCACCACTAAAATTGTATACGGACTTTATGCCGACGACGACGATTTGATGAACGGCGTTAAGGCATTCAACGATAAAGGAATCGCAATTAACGAAGTATATACTCCGTTTCCGGTTCACGGGCTAGACAAAGCTTTAGGTTTGAAGAAAACAAGAATTTCTGATGCCGCTTTTCTTTATGCTCTTTATGGAGTAACGATTGGAGCTACTTTAACATGGTACGTGATGAACCACGACTGGCCGCAGAATATCGGTGGTAAACCAGCTTTCGACTGGGGACACAACATGCCGGCTTTCGTAGTACCAATGTTCGAGCTTATGGTATTCTGTGCCGCTCACATGATGTCATTAACTTTCTTGGTAAGAAACAAAATGTATCCGGGAGCGCCTGCACAAAACCCAGATCCGAGAACAACGGATGATAAATTCATGATGGAATTTGTAACGGAAGATGTAGAATCTGTAAAGCAGTTGCTTATCGAAACCGGAGTTGAAGAAATAACTGTTAAAGATGCTTAA
- a CDS encoding quinol:cytochrome C oxidoreductase: MYSFSPKLKSTSIILLVVGLVLFGIGFFLNKGITTEKIEHMMEAVHASGHDAPTHSSEMVGPQDHAAHLEHAELQVHNQPLAAIHFVAVFFFGVSCCVLFFYSIQHAAHAGWPIIITRVMEAIASYIPYGGAILIILMLLNITHQGHLFHWMDPELTDPNSPHFDVILFEKRIFLNIPFYAVRTFIYVLGASFFSWKLKAQSKKVDETKSRTEYQMLYRWAVGYIAFFGFASAAWAWDWLMSIDPHWYSTMYIWYSMVSCLSSGIAVIILLSVYLKKNGFLPQFNDNHLHDLGVFLFATSMLWTYTWFAQFMLYWYANIPEEVNYFFGRFQHYSPTFLPMLIVNFLLPLLVLVSSSIKRNYKVVTIMAIVVICGHILDYFNMVMPGTVGPYWKTPEVFILILGAILFVVGLFMFTVLSALSKLKLIPTGNPYLHESEIYEYPF, from the coding sequence ATGTATAGTTTTTCACCAAAATTAAAATCAACTTCTATAATCCTTCTTGTTGTAGGTTTAGTTCTGTTTGGTATCGGTTTCTTTTTAAATAAAGGAATTACTACGGAGAAAATAGAACACATGATGGAAGCGGTTCATGCTTCAGGTCATGACGCTCCTACGCACTCAAGTGAAATGGTAGGTCCTCAGGATCATGCGGCTCACCTTGAGCATGCTGAACTTCAGGTACACAACCAGCCTTTAGCGGCCATACATTTTGTAGCTGTATTTTTCTTCGGCGTAAGCTGCTGCGTATTATTCTTCTATTCTATTCAGCACGCTGCCCACGCAGGATGGCCGATCATCATTACCAGAGTAATGGAAGCAATTGCTTCTTATATTCCTTACGGTGGTGCGATCCTTATCATCCTGATGCTTCTGAACATTACCCACCAGGGACACCTGTTCCACTGGATGGATCCGGAGCTTACCGATCCTAACTCACCTCATTTTGACGTGATTTTATTTGAAAAGAGAATTTTCTTAAATATTCCTTTCTATGCTGTAAGAACTTTCATCTATGTATTGGGTGCTTCTTTCTTCTCATGGAAGCTGAAAGCTCAGTCTAAAAAAGTTGACGAAACAAAATCAAGAACAGAATATCAGATGCTTTACAGATGGGCAGTAGGATATATCGCATTCTTCGGATTTGCTTCTGCGGCTTGGGCTTGGGACTGGTTGATGTCCATCGACCCTCACTGGTATTCTACCATGTATATCTGGTATTCTATGGTGAGCTGCCTTTCAAGTGGTATTGCAGTGATTATCCTTTTAAGTGTTTATTTGAAGAAAAACGGATTTCTTCCTCAGTTCAACGATAACCACTTACACGATTTAGGAGTATTCTTATTTGCTACAAGTATGCTTTGGACGTATACCTGGTTTGCACAGTTCATGCTATACTGGTATGCGAACATTCCGGAAGAGGTAAATTATTTCTTCGGAAGATTCCAGCACTACTCTCCTACTTTCTTACCGATGCTTATCGTAAACTTCTTATTACCGTTATTGGTATTGGTGAGCAGCAGCATCAAGAGAAACTACAAAGTGGTGACAATTATGGCTATCGTAGTGATCTGCGGGCATATCCTGGATTACTTCAACATGGTAATGCCTGGAACGGTAGGACCATACTGGAAAACGCCAGAAGTATTTATCCTGATTTTAGGAGCTATCCTTTTTGTGGTTGGATTATTTATGTTTACCGTGCTTTCTGCATTATCTAAACTTAAACTTATCCCTACAGGAAACCCTTACTTACATGAATCTGAAATTTATGAGTATCCTTTCTAA
- a CDS encoding c-type cytochrome encodes MISWRKHYRKTLIAIGLLLSTSASIYGQDGDPKNGEKLFKANCTACHALDKQVVGPPLKGVVERVKTEGGVDTDWLHKWIKNNKELRASGDKYANEIFEKYNKTEMQVFPNLTDKDIDDILAYTTNPPAPEPAKTDASKDTTAAGTANAAPQSSTTTNVVIISLLAIAGLLVWILIKLRQLVKLGQSEDLAGLNESRVKSFSEIYKKYHYIGKGLIAILAILAAYGVWNWLMWIGVYKGYKPEQPIYFSHKIHAGEQKIDCQLCHSSAKYGKVSEIPSMNVCMNCHRTISEYNAEHYMEPGKDKAFYDGEIQKIYAATGWDPAKQQYTGKTQPVEWTRIHNMPDFVYFNHAQHVVAGEQAIINSFNKKNPNNKIDVVCKACHGKIDTMNVVQMANDFTMGWCIECHRTTEVDMNNGYNKEYFKNLHDKLKKQYPKDGGKITVDAIGGIECGKCHY; translated from the coding sequence ATGATTAGTTGGAGAAAGCATTATAGAAAAACGTTGATCGCAATAGGCTTATTGTTATCAACCAGTGCTTCAATTTACGGGCAGGACGGCGATCCTAAGAATGGTGAAAAGCTTTTCAAAGCGAATTGTACTGCATGTCACGCACTAGACAAACAAGTTGTAGGACCGCCTCTGAAAGGCGTTGTAGAACGGGTAAAGACAGAAGGTGGCGTAGACACAGACTGGCTTCACAAATGGATCAAAAACAACAAGGAGCTGAGAGCTTCGGGTGACAAGTACGCCAATGAAATTTTTGAAAAGTACAACAAGACGGAGATGCAGGTCTTTCCAAATCTTACCGATAAGGATATCGACGACATCTTAGCTTATACCACTAATCCTCCGGCACCGGAGCCGGCTAAAACCGATGCTTCCAAAGACACAACGGCTGCCGGAACGGCCAATGCAGCACCGCAAAGCTCTACAACGACCAACGTCGTGATCATTTCCCTTTTAGCGATTGCAGGTCTTCTTGTTTGGATCTTAATCAAACTGAGACAACTGGTAAAACTAGGCCAGTCTGAGGATCTTGCAGGACTTAACGAATCAAGAGTAAAATCTTTCAGCGAAATCTACAAGAAGTACCACTATATCGGTAAAGGATTAATTGCGATCTTGGCTATCTTAGCGGCTTACGGCGTATGGAACTGGCTGATGTGGATCGGGGTTTACAAAGGATACAAACCGGAACAGCCAATCTATTTCTCACACAAAATTCACGCGGGTGAACAGAAAATCGACTGTCAGCTTTGTCACTCCAGTGCCAAATACGGAAAAGTATCTGAAATCCCTTCAATGAACGTTTGTATGAACTGTCACCGAACGATTTCCGAATACAACGCAGAACACTACATGGAGCCAGGAAAAGATAAAGCATTCTACGACGGAGAAATCCAGAAGATCTATGCGGCTACAGGCTGGGATCCTGCAAAACAGCAGTACACCGGAAAAACACAGCCGGTTGAATGGACAAGAATCCACAACATGCCGGACTTCGTATACTTCAACCACGCTCAGCACGTAGTAGCAGGAGAACAGGCGATCATCAATTCTTTCAACAAAAAGAATCCTAACAACAAAATTGATGTTGTATGTAAAGCATGTCACGGTAAAATCGATACCATGAACGTGGTGCAGATGGCAAACGACTTTACAATGGGATGGTGTATCGAATGCCACAGAACAACAGAAGTTGACATGAACAACGGTTATAATAAAGAATACTTCAAGAATCTACACGACAAACTGAAAAAACAGTATCCTAAAGATGGTGGTAAGATTACGGTAGATGCGATTGGAGGTATTGAGTGTGGTAAATGTCATTATTAA
- a CDS encoding DUF6080 domain-containing protein, translating into MNGYHYKGILMDVYSSWIPYFFIAALLVMILWSYVKNFRNKLVQVLMISFVVDIMIHCLMRFGLHTSFIYGGHFVFVYPLLLGWLFYIYRKSPKTLSFLSVVFCVLFAYLMVNNYIRMTEFFWFLNRYY; encoded by the coding sequence ATGAATGGTTATCATTACAAAGGCATCTTGATGGACGTTTATTCTTCATGGATCCCCTATTTTTTCATAGCCGCATTACTGGTAATGATTTTGTGGAGTTATGTTAAAAATTTCAGGAACAAGCTTGTCCAGGTCTTGATGATTTCTTTCGTAGTAGACATCATGATCCACTGCCTGATGAGATTCGGTCTTCACACGTCTTTCATCTACGGCGGACACTTTGTTTTTGTATACCCTCTGCTGTTGGGATGGCTGTTTTACATCTACAGGAAATCCCCGAAAACCCTGTCTTTTTTAAGTGTCGTTTTCTGTGTTTTATTCGCCTATCTTATGGTAAATAACTATATAAGAATGACAGAATTCTTCTGGTTTTTGAATAGGTATTATTAA